CGCGAGGAGTGGAAGACGGTGCCGCGGAAGTCCTCGAGGCCCTCGATGTCGGGCGTCGACGGGAGGTGCAGCGGCCCGGTGCCCCACACGACGGCGCGCGCGTGCACGACGGAGCCGTCGGCGCTGCTCACGGCCCAGCGGGTGCCGTCCCACTCCAGGCCGGTGACCTCGCGGCCGAAGCGCAGGCGGTCGCGCAGGCCGTAGCGGTCGGTGACCGCCTCCAGGTACGCGCGGATCTCGGGCTGCCGCGCGAAGGTGCGCGTCCAGTCCGGGTTGGGGGCGAAGGAGAACGAGTACAGGTGGCTCTGCACGTCGCAGGCGCAGCCGGGGTAGGTGTTGTCCCGCCAGGTCCCGCCGACGCTGTCGCCCTTCTCCAGGATGACGAAGTCGTCCCGGCCCGCCTCGGCGAGCTTCACGGCGGCGCCGAGCCCGGCGAACCCGCTGCCGACGATGGCCACGTCCACGGTCTGATCCGACATTCCCCGACCTCCCAGTAGGTGTTACCGGCGGTAAGTTACCACGAGTAAGTTACCTGCGGTAGGGTCTTCCCGTGACGACGACACGAGCCCCCCGTCGCCGGGTCGGGCGGGCGGAGCGCGAGCAGCAGATCCTCGACGCCGCCGTCGCCGTGTTCAGCGAACGGGGCTTCCAGAACGCCTCGATGGACGCCGTCGCCGAGCGCGTGGGCGTCACCAAGCCCGTGCTCTACACCCACTTCGGCTCCAAGGACGGCCTGCTGCTCGCCTGCATCTCGCGGGCCCGCGCGGAGCTGCTGGAGGTCACGTCGGGTGCGGCCGCCTCCGCCGACACCCCCGAGGAGATGCTGCGCCGCGGCACCCGCGCGTTCTTCGACTACCTCGAGCGCCACGAGCCGGAGTGGACGCTGCTCTACTGCGAGTCGACGGTCGCGGGCGAGGCGCTGGAAGGCATCCGCGCGCAGCAGACCGACTTCATCGCGGCCCTGCTCGCCGCGCAGGCCCCCGGCACCGACCCGCAGCGCCTGGAGGGCTGGGCGCAGGTGATCGTCGGTGCGTGCGAGCGGCTGGCGGTGTGGCGCGGCAGCGCCCGGACCGTCACGAGCGAGCAGGCCACGGAGTACCTCATGGACCTGGCCTGGACGGGGTTGGGGACGCTGGACCCCGGCGCGGGATGATCGGCCGATGAGCACGACGGCACCCCGCCTGCTGCAGGTCCGGCGCAGCGAGCGGGTCACCCCGCGGATGATCCGCGTGACGCTGGGCGGCGACGAGCTCGCCGGCTTCCCCGGCGACGGCCCGGACCGGCGGATCAAGATGTTCTTCCCGGTGCCCGGCCAGGAGCGCCCCGCGGTGCCGCGCGCCGCGTCCGGCGGGCCGGTGTGGCCGGCCGGTGAGGCGCGGCCGGCGATCCGGACGTACACGGTGCGGCGGTTCGACGCGGGCGCGGGCGAGCTCGACGTCGACTTCGTCCTGCACGGCGACGGGCCCGCCGCGGCGTGGGCGGCGGAGGCGGCACCCGGGGCGTGGGTGGGCGTCTCCGAGCCGGGCGGGCGCTACGAGCCCGACCCGACCGCCGACTTCCACGTCGTCATCGGCGACGAGACCGCGCTGCCCGCGGTGGCCACGGTCCTCGACGCGCTGCCGTCCGGGGTGCCGGCGCTGACGTTCCTGGAGGTCGCCGACGCCGCCGAGGAGCAGCCGCTGCCCGGCACCGTCACCTGGGTGCACCGCGGCGACCGCGAGGCCGGCGCGCCGCTGGCCGAGGCCGTGCGGACGGCGGCGTTCCCGGCCGGGCGCGGGCAGGCGTGGCTCTCGGGCGAGAGCGCGTGCGTCAAGGACCTGCGCAGGCACCTGCTCGACGACCGCGGTCTCGACCGCCGCGCCGTCTACGCCACCGGCTACTGGCGGGCCCGCTAGCTGTGATCCTCAGAACCCCAGCAGCTTGGCGATGATCTCGTTCATGATCTCCGTGGTGCCGCCGCCGATGCCCAGCAGGCGCGCGTCGCGGTAGTGCCGCTCCACCTCGTGCTCGCGCATGTAGCCGAGCCCGCCGAGAAGCTGGACGCACTCGTGGACGGCGTGGTCGCACGCGGCCACCGCGGTGTTCTTGGCCATCGCGGTCTCCATGAGCATCGACTCGCCGGCGAGCCAGCGGGTCGTCACCGTCTGCGTGTAGACCCGCGCCACGTCGATCTGCCGGGCCGTCTCGGCCATCTTGTGCCGCACGACCTGCCGCGAGGACAGGGGGCGCCCGAACGTCTCGCGCTCGCGGATCCAGGTGCTCGTGAGGTCGACGCAGCGCTGCGCGGTGGCGTACGCCTGCACGGCGAGCGAGAGCCGCTCGCTCTGGAACTGCTGCGCGATCTGCAGGAACCCGGTGCCCTCCGCCCCGACGAGGTGCCCGGCCGGCACGCGCACCCCGGCGTAGGACAGCTCCGCGGTGTCGGAGCAGAGCCAGCCCATCTTGTCGAGCCTGCGCGAGACGCCGAACCCCGGCGAGCCCTTCTCCACGACCAGCAGCGAGACCCCCGCGTGTCCCGGGCCGCCCGTGCGCACCGCGGTGGTGACGAAGTCGGCCCGCACCCCGGAGGTGATGTAGAGCTTCGCCCCGTCGACGACGTACTCGTCGCCGTCGCGCCGGGCCCGCGTCCGGATCCCGGCGACGTCGGAACCGCCCTCGGGCTCGGTGATCCCGAGCGCGCCGATCAGCTCGCCCGCCAGCGTGGGACGCACGAAGCGGTCGATCAGGTCGGGGTCGCCCGCCGCGACGATGTGCGGCAGCGCGATGCCGTGCGTCAGCAGCGCCGCGACCAGCCCGCCCGAGCCGCCGGACAGGATGATCTGCTCGGCGACGAGGAAGCCGTCGATCGCGTCGCCGCCGCCCCCGCCGACCTCCTCCGGGTACGCGACGCCGAGCAGCCCGACGTCCGCGGCCTTCCGGTGCAGCTCGCGCGGGACCTCGCCGTCGCGCTCCCAGTCGGCCAGGTGCGGCACGATCTCCCGGGTCGTGAAGTCGGCGACGAGCGCGCGCAGCGCCGTCCGCTCGTCGGTGCGCCAGGGATCGGTCATGCCGCCTCCACCACCACGTGCTCGCCCGTCGTCGTCGCCCGGACCCTCCGCCCGACCGTCTCGCCGTGCTCCAGCGACAGGACCCGCGCGCTCGCCACGTCCCCGGGCGCGGTGGAGGCGCAGTACCGCGCGCCGCCCGCCGTGCGCGCGACCAGGAAGCCCTGGGCCGGTGCGCCGTCGCGGCCGTGCTCGACGGTGGCGGTCTCCACCGTCACCTCCTCGCCGTCGACGACGGTCGCGACGGGCGGCCCCGGCCGCGCGGTGTCGCGGGACCCGGGATCACCCACGTACTCGTGCGGCGTCGTGGAGACGACGAGCGCGTGCTCGTGGGTGAGGTAGCCGCCGTTGCCGTGCACGAGCGCGGTGCCGCCGCCGGCGCGCAGCCGTGCGGTGACGGCCACGAGCGCGTGCAGGGTGTAGCTCGACAGCGGCCCGCCGAACGCCGAGTGCCCGCCCGTCACCCCCACCGGCGGCGCGATGCCCAGGTGCGCGCCGACCAGCTTCGGGACGACGGGGAAGCAGCTGTAGACGTCGATCACGTCGAGGTCGGCCGGGCTCAGCCCGGTGGCGGCGAGGGTGCGGTCGAGGACGTCGGACAGCGCTGCCGACGCCGCGAAGCTCGGCCGGGCCAGCGCGTCGGCGTCGTCGTGGGCGCCCGCCCCGCCCCACACGTGCACGATCCGGTCCTCCGGCACGCCGGCCTCGCGGGCCGCGGCCAGCGAGGTGACGACGACGGCGGCGGCCTGGTCGACCATCGGCATCGCGTTGACGCCCAGCGGGTACGGCTCGCACACCATCCGGTTGCCGGGGCCGACGGTGGCGATCTCGTCGGCGGAGCGCGGCTCGGGGTTCCACGCGACCGGGTTCGCGGCCGCGACCTGCGAGAACGCCGCATACAGCTCCGCGGACGCCCGCGCGGCCTGCTCCGGGGTCTCGCCGCGGGCGGCGCGCAGGGCGTTCTCGAACAGCGGGTAGACGCGCGTCGGCAGCACGAGCCCGGTGCGGGTCATGGCGTCGCTGCGCAGCCCGCTCTCCTCGAACGAGGGCGGCCCGCCGGGCGTGGCGCTCCAGCGCTGCGCCGGGTCGATCCCGTTGCGCCACAGCGCCTGCACCGACGCCTGCGCCTCGCCGCCGACGATCAGCGCGACGCGCGACCCGCCCGCCGCGATCCGCGCCGCCGCGAGCTCCAGCAGCTCGGCGGGGCGCTGGCCGCCGACCGTCGTGTCGACGGTGTGCCGCGGGCTCGCGCCGACCTCGCGGGCCACGCGGGCGGCGAGGTCGTCGTAGGCCCAGCTCGCGACGTGGACGGAGTAGACGGCGTCGAGAGCGGTCGGGTCGACGCCGCAGTCGGCCGTCGCCGCGCGCACGGCCTCGACGATCAGCGGGAAGGGCTCCCGCGCCCCCTCGACCGTGCGCTCCCGGTTGCCCCGGACCTGCCCGACCCCGACCAGCACCGGCCGCCGTTCGTCTGACGTCACGGCGGCGACGCTACAGACGCCGGCGGGGTCCGTCGCCGTGATCGTCGGGAACGGCCCCCGGGTGCCACCGGTGACACCCGCGGCCCACTCCCGGTGGTCTCCGGATCAGCCCGGCACCGCGGGGCGGGGGCGCGGCACGACCGGGTCGGCCGGGCCGACGTGCCGGTCGAGCCAGCGCAGCAGCGGGCCCGCCGCCCGCCACGTCTCCCGCACCCGCCGGACCGGCTCGTCGGTGCCCAGCCACTCCCCCACCGGCCACGACCGCTCCACCTGCAGCCCGCCCAGGCGCAGCAGCGCCAGGTGCGGGGCGTCGGCCCGGAACCCGCGGGGCAGGCCGGTGAGCCGCGGGGACGCGACGGTCCAGCCCTCCAGCAGCGCGGCCAGCCCGTCGTCGACGGCGGCGCGGAAGCGCGTGCGCTGACCGGCGTCGAACCGCCACGGCCCCGCCGACACCGTCAGCGCGGCGGCCGACAGCAGGACCGCCCGCGGCGGGTCGGCGGCGACCAGCCCGGCGTCGGTGCGGTACGGGGGCGCGTCGGGCCGGAAGCGGCGGTTGCGCTGCGGGCGCAGCACGCGCAGCGGACCGAACTCCTCCGCCAGCGCCGCGGCCAGCGCCCGCATCGGCGCGTCGAGGGCCGCGGTGCGGCGGTCGCGGTGGGCGGCGAAGAACGCGGGGGTGTTGTCGTCGGCGATCTCGGACAGGAACGCGGTGGCGTCTGCGGTGAACATGCCGACTTGGACGGGACGCGACGCCCCGCGGTTCCACAGCGGGCGCACAGGTTCCTCCCAGCGAGGCGACAGTTCCGCGCGCGAGGGTCACTAGCATGTCGACGATGAACGAGCAGGCGCCGCTGCGTCGCGCCGACGGCAGCGCGATCCGGGTGCTGGTCGTCGACGACGAGGCCACGCTGGCCGACCTGCTGTCCATGGCCCTGCGCTACGAGGGCTGGGAGGTCCGCACGGCGGCGGACGGGTCCGCCGCGGTGCGCGGGGCGCGCGAGTTCCGGCCCGACGCCGTCGTCCTCGACGTCATGCTCCCCGACTTCGACGGCCTCGAGGTGCTGCGCCGCGTGCGCGCCGACACCCCGGACGTGCCGGTCCTGTTCCTCACCGCGCGCGACGCCGTCGAGGACCGCGTCGCCGGGCTGACCGCGGGCGGCGACGACTACGTGACCAAGCCGTTCAGCCTCGAGGAGCTGGTGGCGCGGCTGCGGGGGCTGCTGCGCCGGTCCGGGATGGCCGCGGCGCGCCAGG
This sequence is a window from Pseudonocardia petroleophila. Protein-coding genes within it:
- a CDS encoding acetyl-CoA acetyltransferase, yielding MTSDERRPVLVGVGQVRGNRERTVEGAREPFPLIVEAVRAATADCGVDPTALDAVYSVHVASWAYDDLAARVAREVGASPRHTVDTTVGGQRPAELLELAAARIAAGGSRVALIVGGEAQASVQALWRNGIDPAQRWSATPGGPPSFEESGLRSDAMTRTGLVLPTRVYPLFENALRAARGETPEQAARASAELYAAFSQVAAANPVAWNPEPRSADEIATVGPGNRMVCEPYPLGVNAMPMVDQAAAVVVTSLAAAREAGVPEDRIVHVWGGAGAHDDADALARPSFAASAALSDVLDRTLAATGLSPADLDVIDVYSCFPVVPKLVGAHLGIAPPVGVTGGHSAFGGPLSSYTLHALVAVTARLRAGGGTALVHGNGGYLTHEHALVVSTTPHEYVGDPGSRDTARPGPPVATVVDGEEVTVETATVEHGRDGAPAQGFLVARTAGGARYCASTAPGDVASARVLSLEHGETVGRRVRATTTGEHVVVEAA
- a CDS encoding acyl-CoA dehydrogenase family protein, with the translated sequence MTDPWRTDERTALRALVADFTTREIVPHLADWERDGEVPRELHRKAADVGLLGVAYPEEVGGGGGDAIDGFLVAEQIILSGGSGGLVAALLTHGIALPHIVAAGDPDLIDRFVRPTLAGELIGALGITEPEGGSDVAGIRTRARRDGDEYVVDGAKLYITSGVRADFVTTAVRTGGPGHAGVSLLVVEKGSPGFGVSRRLDKMGWLCSDTAELSYAGVRVPAGHLVGAEGTGFLQIAQQFQSERLSLAVQAYATAQRCVDLTSTWIRERETFGRPLSSRQVVRHKMAETARQIDVARVYTQTVTTRWLAGESMLMETAMAKNTAVAACDHAVHECVQLLGGLGYMREHEVERHYRDARLLGIGGGTTEIMNEIIAKLLGF
- a CDS encoding response regulator transcription factor: MSTMNEQAPLRRADGSAIRVLVVDDEATLADLLSMALRYEGWEVRTAADGSAAVRGAREFRPDAVVLDVMLPDFDGLEVLRRVRADTPDVPVLFLTARDAVEDRVAGLTAGGDDYVTKPFSLEELVARLRGLLRRSGMAAARQGTELVVGDLTLDEDSHEVRRGDDLVELTATEFELLRYLMRNPRRVLSKAQILDRVWHYDFGGQSNVVELYVSYLRKKIDAGRLPMIHTVRGAGYVLKPAG
- a CDS encoding siderophore-interacting protein, which gives rise to MSTTAPRLLQVRRSERVTPRMIRVTLGGDELAGFPGDGPDRRIKMFFPVPGQERPAVPRAASGGPVWPAGEARPAIRTYTVRRFDAGAGELDVDFVLHGDGPAAAWAAEAAPGAWVGVSEPGGRYEPDPTADFHVVIGDETALPAVATVLDALPSGVPALTFLEVADAAEEQPLPGTVTWVHRGDREAGAPLAEAVRTAAFPAGRGQAWLSGESACVKDLRRHLLDDRGLDRRAVYATGYWRAR
- a CDS encoding DUF2461 family protein, whose translation is MFTADATAFLSEIADDNTPAFFAAHRDRRTAALDAPMRALAAALAEEFGPLRVLRPQRNRRFRPDAPPYRTDAGLVAADPPRAVLLSAAALTVSAGPWRFDAGQRTRFRAAVDDGLAALLEGWTVASPRLTGLPRGFRADAPHLALLRLGGLQVERSWPVGEWLGTDEPVRRVRETWRAAGPLLRWLDRHVGPADPVVPRPRPAVPG
- a CDS encoding TetR/AcrR family transcriptional regulator; translation: MTTTRAPRRRVGRAEREQQILDAAVAVFSERGFQNASMDAVAERVGVTKPVLYTHFGSKDGLLLACISRARAELLEVTSGAAASADTPEEMLRRGTRAFFDYLERHEPEWTLLYCESTVAGEALEGIRAQQTDFIAALLAAQAPGTDPQRLEGWAQVIVGACERLAVWRGSARTVTSEQATEYLMDLAWTGLGTLDPGAG